Part of the Pseudomonas sp. ADAK13 genome is shown below.
GGTTCCATTCACGCCATTGGCCAAACTCGCAGCCCATGAACAGCAGCTTCTTGCCCGGGTGCATCCACATGAAGCTCAGGTAGGCCCGCAGGTTGGCAAATTTCTGCCAGCGGTCACCGGGCATCTTGTCGATCAGCGAGTGTTTGCCGTGCACCACTTCGTCGTGGGAAATCGGCAGGATAAAGCGCTCGGACCACGCATACACCAAACCGAAACTCAGCTCGTTGTGATGATGGGCGCGGTACACCGGGTCTTGCTGGATGTAGTGCAGCGAATCGTGCATCCAGCCCATGTTCCACTTGTAGTTGAAACCCAGGCCGCCCTGTTGGGTTGGCTGGCTCACGCCCGGCCACGCAGTGGATTCCTCGGCGATCACCAGGGCGCCGGGGGCTTCCAGGGCCACCACGTCGTTGAGGTGACGCAGGAAGTCGATGGCTTCGAGGTTCTCCCGCCCGCCATGGCGGTTCGGCACCCATTCGCCGGCCTTGCGCGAATAGTCGCGATACAGCATCGACGCCACGGCATCCACCCGCAGGCCGTCGATATGGAAATGCTTGAGCCAGTGCAACGCCGACGCCAGCATGAAGCCGTGGACTTCGGTGCGGCCGAGGTTGTAGATCAGGGTGTCCCAATCCTGGTGGAAGCCTTCCAGCGGGTTGGCGTATTCGTACAGCGCAGTGCCGTCGAACTGCGCCAGGCCGTGGGTATCGGTCGGGAAATGCGCCGGTACCCAGTCGAGGATCACGCCAATATCAGCCTGATGGCAGGCGTTGACGAAGAACGCGAAATCATCCGGCGAGCCGAAGCGCGCCGTCGGGGCAAATTGCGAGAGGGCCTGGTAACCCCAGGAGCCGCCGAACGGGTGCTCCATGATCGGCATCAGTTCGATATGGGTGAAGCCCAGTTGCTGCACATAGGGAATCAACCGCTCGGCCAGCTCGCGCCACGTGTACTGGCGGGCCACTTCGCCGACTTCATCCAGTTCGCACTGCCAGGAGCCGGGATGCAGCTCGTAGATCGACAACGGCGCGCTGGGCTTTTGCCGCTCGCCACGGGACTGCATCCAGTCGTGGTCCTGCCAGTCGACTTGCAGCGGCGAAGCGACTTTGGAGGCGGTGTCCGGCGGCATCTGCGTGGC
Proteins encoded:
- the glgB gene encoding 1,4-alpha-glucan branching protein GlgB, translated to MSFTSKEPLQPKLTAMPASKDIEALVRAEHHDPFSILGPHDDEQGGQFIRAFLPEALSVQVLAKDSGEHIGSLDATQVPGLFVGHFGSRQAYLLKIQWAGGEQITEDPYSFSQLLLGEMDLYLFAEGNHRDLSSCLGAQVTSVDGVQGVRFAVWAPNARRVSVVGDFNVWDGRRHPMRLRHPSGVWEIFIPRLQPGAAYKYEILGAHGILPLKADPMALATQMPPDTASKVASPLQVDWQDHDWMQSRGERQKPSAPLSIYELHPGSWQCELDEVGEVARQYTWRELAERLIPYVQQLGFTHIELMPIMEHPFGGSWGYQALSQFAPTARFGSPDDFAFFVNACHQADIGVILDWVPAHFPTDTHGLAQFDGTALYEYANPLEGFHQDWDTLIYNLGRTEVHGFMLASALHWLKHFHIDGLRVDAVASMLYRDYSRKAGEWVPNRHGGRENLEAIDFLRHLNDVVALEAPGALVIAEESTAWPGVSQPTQQGGLGFNYKWNMGWMHDSLHYIQQDPVYRAHHHNELSFGLVYAWSERFILPISHDEVVHGKHSLIDKMPGDRWQKFANLRAYLSFMWMHPGKKLLFMGCEFGQWREWNHDQQLDWYLLQYPEHRGVQKLVGDLNRLYREEPALHDQDDAPQGFQWLIGDDAINSVYAWLRWSKDGRPVLVVANFTPVPREAYKVGVPFAGRWSEVINSDADTYAGSNFGNGGGAFTEDEPKHGQPLSLSLNLPPLGVLILRPEG